One part of the Ailuropoda melanoleuca isolate Jingjing chromosome 6, ASM200744v2, whole genome shotgun sequence genome encodes these proteins:
- the POU5F1 gene encoding POU domain, class 5, transcription factor 1, with translation MAGHLASDLAFSPPPGGGGDGPGGPEPGWVDPRTWLSFPGPPGGSGIGPGVGPGAEVWGIPPCPPPYEFCGGMAYCAPQVGVGLVPQGGLETSQPEGERGAGVESNSEGASPEPCAAPPGAVKPDKEKLEQNPEESQDIKALQKDLEQFAKLLKQKRITLGYTQADVGLTLGVLFGKVFSQTTICRFEALQLSFKNMCKLRPLLQKWVEEADNNENLQEICKAETLVQARKRKRTSIENRVRGNLESMFLQCPKPTLQQISHIAQQLGLEKDVVRVWFCNRRQKGKRSSSDYSQREDFEAAGSPFSGAPVSFPLAPGPHFGTPGYGGPHFTTLYSSVPFPEGEGFPSVPVTTLGSPMHSN, from the exons ATGGCGGGACACCTGGCTTCCGACTTGGCCTTCTCGCCCCCGCCGGGCGGTGGAGGCGATGGGCCGGGAGGGCCGGAGCCCGGCTGGGTTGACCCTCGGACCTGGCTGAGCTTCCCAGGCCCTCCCGGCGGGTCGGGAATCGGACCGGGGGTTGGGCCGGGCGCCGAGGTGTGGGGGATTCCCCCGTGCCCCCCGCCGTATGAGTTCTGCGGAGGGATGGCGTACTGCGCACCTCAGGTTGGAGTGGGGCTGGTGCCCCAAGGCGGCCTGGAGACCTCTCAGCCGGAGGGCGAGCGGGGAGCCGGGGTGGAGAGCAACTCCGAGGGGGCCTCCCCCGAGCCCTGCGCTGCCCCACCTGGGGCTGTGAAGCCGGACAAGGAGAAGCTGGAGCAAAACCCCGAGGAG TCCCAAGACATCAAAGCTCTGCAGAAAGACCTGGAACAATTTGCCAAGCTCCTAAAGCAGAAGAGGATCACCCTGGGATACACtcaggccgatgtggggctcaccCTGGGGGTTCTCTTTG GGAAGGTGTTCAGCCAAACGACCATCTGCCGTTTTGAGGCTCTGCAGCTCAGTTTCAAGAACATGTGTAAGCTGCGGCCCCTGCTGCAGAAGTGGGTGGAGGAAGCGGACAACAACGAAAATCTGCAGGAg ATATGCAAAGCAGAGACCCTCGTGCAGGCCCGAAAGAGAAAGCGAACGAGTATCGAGAACCGAGTGAGAGGCAACCTGGAAAGCATGTTCCTCCAGTGCCCGAAGCCCACCCTGCAGCAGATCAGCCACATTGCCCAGCAGCTCGGCCTTGAGAAGGAC GTGGTCCGAGTGTGGTTCTGCAATCGTCGGCAGAAGGGCAAACGATCAAGCAGTGACTATTCGCAACGAGAGGATTTTGAGGCTGCTGGGTCCCCTTTCTCAGGGGCACCAGTATCCTTTCCTCTGGCACCAGGGCCCCATTTTGGTACCCCAGGCTACGGGGGCCCTCACTTCACTACGCTGTATTCCTCAGTCCCTTTCCCTGAGGGTGAAGgctttccctctgtgcctgtcACCACTCTGGGCTCTCCCATGCATTCAAACTGA